From the genome of Thermoproteota archaeon:
GTCTCAGGTGGCTGTGGCTCGGCGTACTGGCTGGATTCGGCATCAGCCTCTTCCAGAAGGGACACCTCCTCCAAGCGATATGGGAGGACTTCCCGGCTGCCGAGCTGAGGATCGATCTGACACCTTGGCTTCAGCAGTTCTTCCCAGGAGGAGCCTTTGGCATGGACCCCGGGACCCAGATAACCCCGGATCTACTGGCTTGGGCGTTCCTCATACCCTTGGAGATTCAGGTGTCCATGTGGGCGACGGCCATAGTGGCCTTCCTCTTAGTTCCACCAGTCCTCGTGAGAATGGGCCTCTTGCCGTACGAGCCGGGGCATGATTTCGCTTTTTACTCATCAAATGCCGCAGTGAATGGGCCTCTTCCGTGGTATCACATATCAACGGGCCTCTATCTGGCTGTGGGACTCATCCCCCTCATACTCGGGTACAGATATATAAGGGATAGCTGGAGGGCCTGGGAGGACGAGCCCCTAAAGAGAAAGTGGCTCGTGATTGGATGGTTGCTCACCTTCGCCGCCAGCACCCTTATGATAATGCTTCTGGGGGTCAGCCCGCTCATAGCCCTTGCGCTCGTCATCCTGCACCTCATGTACTGGCACGGCTACGTGTGGACGATAGGAATGGGTAACTGGATAATCCCAGTGGATTTGGGAATCAGGGGCATCGTGGACAACGCGTTCTTCGCTTCAGGCATGTTCCAGCGCGCCTCCTCCGATGCGTTCTTCTCGGGCGCGTCTTCAGCCATGATGACCGACACTGTGTCAGCTCAACCCACTGCCTCGGTGGAGAGCTTCAAATACGCTAAATCCATAGGTATGAGGGCCAGGGAGATGTTCAGGGCTCAGCTCATGGGACTCCTGTTTGGAGCCGTGGTGGGAGGAGTCCTTCTACTGGTATCGTTCCACGCCTGGGGAGCGGCGAAGAAGCCATTAGATATGGCCTCCCCCATCTACCCGAATGTGGGTCTCCTCTCCGTGATGGGCGATTTAGCTGGATGGAAGCCGGAGTACTTCTTGGAGGGTCTCGCAATAGGAGCTATCGTCTTCCTGCTGAGGGGAGGCGTACCATGGCTGGGCATAAGCGCCGTTGGAGTGCTGTTCGGCCTCTTGATACCCCAATACGCCATCCTCTACATGATATCCAGCCTGCTCAGATATTTGACTAGGAGATATGGGGGTCAGGAGTTCTTCTGGGAGACTGCAGTCCCCTTCGTGGCGGGATTCGCCATAGGAGGGGTCCTCAACATCATGGGGACGAGCCTAGTGGTGATCATGAGGTCGAGCCCGCTAGAGCCTCTAGCCAGCATCGTCGGAGTGATCATTCTGCTGTCAGTGATCCTGCCCTCTGTCAAGGCCTACATGTCCTTTTCACAGGAGAGGATTGAGTGGAAAGGGAGTGAAGGCGAGGAAGCGGGGGAGGTGATCGAATGGCCCTGATATTCACACCCCTTGGCATAAGGGGGATATTCGGAGATGGCATCGACTCGGTTATAGTCGAGAAGATAGCCAACATCTTCGGTAGGGAACTAGGAAAGGGAAGTTTGGTGGTCGTTGGGCGGGACACAAGACCCAGCGGGTACGTACTGGACAAGGCGGTCGTGTCAGGCCTGCTCTCGGCGGGGGTCAATGTGCTCAACATAGGCATAGCCCCGACTCCCACAATAGAATGGGCCGTCGAGAGGTACGATGCGGATGGCGGTATCATCATATCGGCCAGTCACAATCCCCCTGAATGGAACGCCTTGAAGCTGATAGGTAGAGGGGGGCTCCTCCTCCATCCGGATGACATGGAGAGGCTCAGGGAGAGGTTCGAGAGGGAGGAATTCAGGTCGGTTCCTTGGAACGATATAGGCATGGAGGAGGTCGTAGATGTCACTGGAGAATACTTGGAGGACCTACTGAACTTCGTGAACATCGAGGTGATCTCGGAGGCGGGCTTCAAGGTGGTGCTGGATGTCAACGGAGGTGCCGGTGCTTACGTCACGCCCTACCTCCTCCAATCACTTGGATGTAAGGTCAACACGCTGAACT
Proteins encoded in this window:
- a CDS encoding OPT/YSL family transporter, giving the protein MEECSPAGGAFTFRSITLSLAFGLFMLFAQTVMRSAAGYSWTGEAALVVLTVAYALSTVRGNPLSIGEMGVIFGSIEVITVLFVGWQYILPSWARAGLAKDFPLRGILPEFLVPKDQEALRALLLGGGVNWSAWILPLTYAVLFAVVLSLFSYLNIIPFRRFYLEKEKLIFPVATVSAKFSQLVKDRGEGLRWLWLGVLAGFGISLFQKGHLLQAIWEDFPAAELRIDLTPWLQQFFPGGAFGMDPGTQITPDLLAWAFLIPLEIQVSMWATAIVAFLLVPPVLVRMGLLPYEPGHDFAFYSSNAAVNGPLPWYHISTGLYLAVGLIPLILGYRYIRDSWRAWEDEPLKRKWLVIGWLLTFAASTLMIMLLGVSPLIALALVILHLMYWHGYVWTIGMGNWIIPVDLGIRGIVDNAFFASGMFQRASSDAFFSGASSAMMTDTVSAQPTASVESFKYAKSIGMRAREMFRAQLMGLLFGAVVGGVLLLVSFHAWGAAKKPLDMASPIYPNVGLLSVMGDLAGWKPEYFLEGLAIGAIVFLLRGGVPWLGISAVGVLFGLLIPQYAILYMISSLLRYLTRRYGGQEFFWETAVPFVAGFAIGGVLNIMGTSLVVIMRSSPLEPLASIVGVIILLSVILPSVKAYMSFSQERIEWKGSEGEEAGEVIEWP